TCTGAATATTGCCAGAAGGGTGAGAAGAACGATCTCCTAAAGTGGCAAAAGGAGCGATTGCTGCAGTATGCCAGAGAGTTCCCGCCTGTCACCTTTCATCTTGACAAACGCTTGGAGGTAACTTTGACCCGTTAACTgagattaaattatatttactgttttgtttataaaaaaaaatgtagtgcaTGTGTAAATAAGTTAGGCACATATTAATGCACCTTCAATAGTAAAATCATCAATGTTTACTCTGCACAAAAGCTTGTGCTTTAGACATAGGAAGTGGTAACAGTGTAAGTACTTGTGTTTATGTGGTACAATACAACTCTGTATGtgtttttctataatttctttattttctgcATGAACAGGAGTCAAGGAAAGACAAAGGAAAGAAGGCTGAATCTACCCTTTCTAAGTTCCAGCAGGATCCTGACTATGCCAGTGATGCTGAATTGTTGGCAGCTGCTGGTAATTAACATTTAACACGGCATAACTCTATTTTGAAATTCATATAACATTTTCTTACTGATGTATTTCAAACATCTGACTAAATACACTGCCGAAATATCACACATTTTATGGCACTGATAATGACGACAGTAGGTTTAggatttcactttaattttcagCAGGGTGAGGTATATTATCAAGCTAGCTGCCCCTTTTTCAGTGTAACAGATTTAATGCCTAAATGCTTTTTTTGGCATTTAGATAACACAtacaaaaatctatttaatttgtatatgtgatatgttagatttttttattatattacaatattttttgacACTATTGCCTATATTTTTGTAGCAGCTCTATACTAAAATgtctgtattaaatataatttgtgttctCTAAAATAAGATCTGATAACATGGAAAATAGAAACAAactttgtttattgtgataatgCTTGTGTTTGTCATTATATTCACATCTTAAGCAATGTGCTCAATACattttgtctgatttttttttttctacagagACTGTCCTTGAAGAGTCTGAGGTAGCGGTCTCCACACAGCTGACCACCTGGGGAGAGCTCACACCGGCTGTGAGTCAGGACTCTTCCCACAGCCTCAGCACATCTCAGGGAAGACCTTCTTCCCCTGTTGACACCTCTGCCTCAGAAACTGGTAACATCTTGCTGGAGGGCTGGCAGAAATACTGGGAGCATCCACCTCCATCTACACAAGCCAATGGTATAGCCCCTCCTAACATCAAGTGGCTGAAATGTGATGAGATGTATGGTCTGTTTGAGAGGCCTTCCAGGTACAAGAATGCCAAAGGAGAGATTGTGGAGAGAAggcttttaaaggagaagatgCAGTTCCACCCACCCCCAATTCCTACTTCTGTCAAGGGAGGACTGCCCAACATGATGGCATTTTTCACAACCCCTGCCTTCTTCTGGCGCCCAGTTGGTGTGATGCAAGCCAAGATCCGCTGCCCTAGCTCCAACTGCCCTGCACCACCAGGTGAATACCTTGAAAAGAAAGGTTTTGGTAGTTATGCCAGGCAAGTGTGTGGGATGAAGTACAATTACACCCTGTTGACAGAGAAGCTGAAGTGTTCACATTGTGAAAAGATGAGGCGGGCAGTGAGTAAAACACATAGTGACGCAGACAGTGAAGATGAGGACAGTCATCATGTTCAGCAGTACATTTGGCTGGCACACAGTCCCAAGATTCTGATGAACTTGGCCCCGGCCATCAGAAGCATGTTTCCTGCCATACTGTGTGGGAAGCGTGCTATTGACAAAGGCGTGGTTACTCTTCTGAATGACAGGGTCAACAGTGTGTCCATGAACAAAGTCCAGAGAGTGCTGCAGCAGGGACATGATGAGTGGTATGTGGAGCGCCGTGACCTGTACCAGACTCTCCTGTATGAAGCCCACACAGCTGGATCTGCATCGTCTCAGAAGAGCATCCTGTCCTTTGTCAAAGCTGCTGGTACTTACACCCCTCCTCTGCCCCGGACTCCCCTTCCTTGTGCCCGTGTGCTGAGGCGTGCACACATGATCATGGAGATGGAGAGGATGCCTGTGTACAGAGCCTCAATCCTCAGTGTGACTGGAGAAATCCTCTGCATTGATGGTACAAGAAAGGTATGTGTATTGTATCAATTCATGAAGTTATGCagacttaatatttatttagtcacTTTAAAGTGACTTGAGCCAGCTTATTGTTTTGAATAAGGGACTTTGGCCTCACTGTTCAGTGTTCAAATGTGATGGatacaaaatgtacatgcattgtaattcatataaattatattggACAGACAGGTTATTGTTAGATATTATCAAATGAATGTTCTGCTTTGTGTTTTCCAGGTCCTTAAGAAGATATATGGTGATGGTCAGGGCACCATGCAGTATGTCACCAGTGTGCTGAACGAGTGGGGCCAGTTCTTGACCACAGTGGTGGTGGCAGCTGAGTCTGAGGGGTGTTACAGACGTATGGCCAAAGGTCTGATGGGCCGCTTTGAACGAGCTAGGGCTCCCGCACCAACTGTCATATATGCAGATAACAACTGTTGTCGGTAGGTAATAACACATCCATATACCCTGATAAAATTTGTCAttcatttaatgttaaaaaaacaaagaacacaTGCTGAATTTATATTGTTTCAGTGACAGTGGTTCGTCCTTCCTGGAGAACCTGTTCGGGGACTGGGTGCAGAAGGGCACTGTGGTCAGACTGGACATTCGACACTGGCTGCACCGCTGGGATGCTGTTGTCATCAAACAGAGCCATGCCAAGTATGGGGTGTTCATGAGTGCCCTTGCAGGTGCAGTGCTGGCCTACTACAAGGACGATATGATGCTCCTAATCCAGGCAGTCAGGAAGGGCAACCAGGAGTTGTACGCCAGTCTTTCAGACGAGGACATGATAGCCTTCCTCAAACCTCACCAGATCAGGTCCTATGTCAGACGGATCACCCGTGGGGTTGAGGTTAAGTGTAATATTAATCCATGTATAATCTTTATGTATAAGAAGCTCAAAACATACTTCACTAAAATTAACTAAGTTGTCACACTACTATATTTCATTTTGGAAATACTCCcaattattgaaataatttcacattttaagcgatataactatataaaataaatgtgaatgatTGTTACAGGAGACAGCTTCAGCAATTGAGTCCATCATTACGGAGTTCAAGGGACCTGCAGGCCTTGACATTGATGGAATCCACCTGTTCAAATCAGCACAGGCAGTGGATTCTCACTGGGCAACTGCAAGCAAGCATCTT
The window above is part of the Labeo rohita strain BAU-BD-2019 unplaced genomic scaffold, IGBB_LRoh.1.0 scaffold_2336, whole genome shotgun sequence genome. Proteins encoded here:
- the LOC127159603 gene encoding uncharacterized protein LOC127159603, which translates into the protein MDLEGHKCSVCGSSFSVKSNLTRHMQLHGPKGYVCEVCGKSFSLKQQLSSHQKQHLYPCIRLYRQGEAKLQCTDAAKSVAVAPSKAVDPSCLDSEKAEAAAKKAGGEMWKGQLVVTFGKYAGQSFRWLLENDVGWVIWLLSEYCQKGEKNDLLKWQKERLLQYAREFPPVTFHLDKRLEESRKDKGKKAESTLSKFQQDPDYASDAELLAAAETVLEESEVAVSTQLTTWGELTPAVSQDSSHSLSTSQGRPSSPVDTSASETGNILLEGWQKYWEHPPPSTQANGIAPPNIKWLKCDEMYGLFERPSRYKNAKGEIVERRLLKEKMQFHPPPIPTSVKGGLPNMMAFFTTPAFFWRPVGVMQAKIRCPSSNCPAPPGEYLEKKGFGSYARQVCGMKYNYTLLTEKLKCSHCEKMRRAVSKTHSDADSEDEDSHHVQQYIWLAHSPKILMNLAPAIRSMFPAILCGKRAIDKGVVTLLNDRVNSVSMNKVQRVLQQGHDEWYVERRDLYQTLLYEAHTAGSASSQKSILSFVKAAGTYTPPLPRTPLPCARVLRRAHMIMEMERMPVYRASILSVTGEILCIDGTRKVLKKIYGDGQGTMQYVTSVLNEWGQFLTTVVVAAESEGCYRRMAKGLMGRFERARAPAPTVIYADNNCCRDSGSSFLENLFGDWVQKGTVVRLDIRHWLHRWDAVVIKQSHAKYGVFMSALAGAVLAYYKDDMMLLIQAVRKGNQELYASLSDEDMIAFLKPHQIRSYVRRITRGVEETASAIESIITEFKGPAGLDIDGIHLFKSAQAVDSHWATASKHLSCMQLYVSVKVVVLNGVRLNKYRCRRGSNSLEGLHSHLYNAIPSQRCGVMPFQHQPGV